AGTTCTTCCGGTGGTTGGGGCGTGATCCAGAAGACGTCGTCGTCGTTTTCGATGAGGCCCACAACATCGAAGACGCAGCCCGTGATCACGCGACCCGGACGCTCACCGAATCGACGCTCGAAAGCGCGCTCTCCGAACTTGAATCGGTCGAAGATAGGAGAACAACGAGTGCTGAAAACGTCATCGAAGCGTTCTACACCGCACTCACTTCGACCTACGACGACGCACTGGCGTTCGGAGAGCGCGAGACCATCGGAGACGAGTGGTACGATCTCTCGATCACGAACGAAACCGGCCGCGATGAGCTCACGCTTTCATTCCTCGATGCGTACACGGGCGCGGGGATCCACAACGACCTCGACCGGAGCCTCGACCTCGGAAATTCGCTCGATCGATCGTACCAACAGGAGTACAAAAACGGTGAAACACGAACGCGAAAAGAGTGTCGCATCCTGCAGTCAGCGTCGTTCATCGACGACTGGCTTCGTGATAGCGATCATAATGAAATGTATCCGGTGGTGAGCGTGCGCCGGGATGGAGGAAATGATTCGGTGTACGGTCGGTCTGAGCTGTATACGTGTATTCCTCGGCAGGTCACGGAACCGTTGTTCGAGGAGCTACACGCGAGTGTATTGATGAGCGCGACGCTGCGGCCGTTCGATGTGCTGTCCGACGTGCTCGGGATCACTGGATACGTCGGTGACGACGACGAACAGGACGGTCCAGTGACGATGGCCTACGGAGCACAGTTTCCGGAAGAGCGTCGACGGACATACGCGGTCGATACGCCCGCACTCTTCGCCAGCCGACGCGAGGAACACGATATTCAGCGCAAAATCACCGGCGTTCTCGAAGACGCGATCGAGTTCACACCGGGTAACGTGCTCTGTTTCTTTCCGAGCTATCGTGAAGCAGAACGCTATCAGGCGTTGATCGATGTGGATGCGACGTTGTACCTCGACGAGCCAGGAGCGAGCGTCGAGGAACGCAAACGGGAGTTCACAGGCAGTTCAAACGGTGTGTTCTTCACCTCGTTGTGGGGAACACTCACGGAGGGAGTCAGTTTCGATGGCGACGACGCGCGGACAGTGGTGGTCGTTGGTGTCCCATATCCCCGGCTCGATGACCGGATGGAAGCGGTCCAATCGGCGTACTCGATGGCGTTCGATGGTAACGACAACGACAGCGACGATCCGGGATGGGAGTACGCTGTAGAAGTACCAACGGTTCGGAAAACCAGACAGGCGCTCGGGCGAGTCGTCCGCTCGCCGGAGGATTTCGGTGCTCGTCTCCTTGTCGATGAACGCTACACGATGCGTGCCAGACGAGAAATGCAGAAATACAGCGTCGTGGAGACGTTTCCTCCCGAGGAACGGACCGAAACGATCGACATCGAACCGGAGAAGCTCAGATTCGGTCTGTTGAATTTTTATACGGATATGGACGCGTGGGTCGGTGCACCACCTACACCCTGATCGACCCGGTCACTGTCGGGGTTGGAGCATGACACTGAGGAGTACAATCCCTGCAATGGCGATGAGTCCGCCGAAACCAGGACCACTCGTCGTCGTCGTTGTCGTTGTGTCCTCGGTATTCGTTGTGTGAGTCGATTGCTCTTCCGTCGTAGCATCAGCTTTCGAATCAATATCGTCCAGCGCATCGATCGTCGGTCCGTTCACGATTGTCACCGTCGTTCCAGTGCGTCTGACGGAGAACGCGTCCGCGAACGCTCCATTGTTGATACGCCACGTGTGCACGCCTTGCTTTGTAGCGCCCTCTGTTTCGAGGATCTCGATGTATGCATTACGGAATTCACGAGCATCGCGCTCTGAGTCCCAGCTCGTCTTCCAGACGTATCCACGCTTATCGCCCTTCGCGTAGGTGTACAGGCCGTCGCTCCTCCAGCCAGAGGAGGGACGGCTGACGTAGTTGTAGACGTCGGCCGACGAATCCGAGCGCG
The nucleotide sequence above comes from Halocatena marina. Encoded proteins:
- a CDS encoding ATP-dependent DNA helicase, giving the protein METIGEALSGGRDVLFEGACGTGKTLAALVPALEYAREANKTVVITTNVHQQTRQFIEEARAITRQESIQAVVFKGKLDMCHIDVGYEECQALRDTTRELAETEQERAELAETERTLLDESRAREGANADQAAEGRNAVMEELDELDDTLEELQEQATCEYYYRNVTEETDAFYEWLFADVRTPEEIYEYAHNAGLCGYELLKEGMEGVDLVVCNYHHVLDPMIREQFFRWLGRDPEDVVVVFDEAHNIEDAARDHATRTLTESTLESALSELESVEDRRTTSAENVIEAFYTALTSTYDDALAFGERETIGDEWYDLSITNETGRDELTLSFLDAYTGAGIHNDLDRSLDLGNSLDRSYQQEYKNGETRTRKECRILQSASFIDDWLRDSDHNEMYPVVSVRRDGGNDSVYGRSELYTCIPRQVTEPLFEELHASVLMSATLRPFDVLSDVLGITGYVGDDDEQDGPVTMAYGAQFPEERRRTYAVDTPALFASRREEHDIQRKITGVLEDAIEFTPGNVLCFFPSYREAERYQALIDVDATLYLDEPGASVEERKREFTGSSNGVFFTSLWGTLTEGVSFDGDDARTVVVVGVPYPRLDDRMEAVQSAYSMAFDGNDNDSDDPGWEYAVEVPTVRKTRQALGRVVRSPEDFGARLLVDERYTMRARREMQKYSVVETFPPEERTETIDIEPEKLRFGLLNFYTDMDAWVGAPPTP